One genomic window of Channa argus isolate prfri chromosome 5, Channa argus male v1.0, whole genome shotgun sequence includes the following:
- the atrip gene encoding ATR-interacting protein isoform X1 → MNCPPTKRLRGLNHEVTTAVAFDDPFGDDEDFTQDDFDEIDIIASQAITSSAGQSKPLSRATTNQSRENALVFNSSNRGNSGTHGREPLSSRQQPFGSDRDDSYSLLEAQHAELKRKLKEVEDEILLKNGEIRVLRDSLKTAQQEKEAQKKNQIMVETQRQKEQSDREKELNKKVQSLQSELQFKEAEMNEMKTKLLSADKNKTASPLPRHSPKVSAQLHHGSGSSSSSPTGNGFITKETFGAQILSRMTPVKTRKNTDTGTPRSGDRQEVSRPDPFLSVRPTHTHHGSVLLGLLLQQPLSPSSLGLSHLLSMSLTDFHLTSSGLSAGFLLHSDAAPSLSGGGGKAALSPVQSLAVTGLNLLSQSRTAAAAINKNSSCPGAVLLLPLLDLHLSRLSQAFDSLRSTSAGSRGSGSSTVSSLPAGCDASTAGLRRLEETDLTGFSVEDTGLAALRLLQLLLAHSDEVVEVVLSGESQRRLSHKTECSGIGVGLCSQNSLLQSVLQLCEAGLGISSSQREEIILNALKMLCLLIRRATQTHTNRLQCVLQMVCVHLSADSRLQTVSECVSILSSMSDHQTLTQQLRSQHDPCVFQKLFKFIRTRPDNQATNTEWILLDLQVVRLLSRQMTQAAESWTNNLQRSCHCYNELVQTVVIVFHRQWLELRGSQEPTDSVELNPPPSQCSAPVLPWWCGPAASLLRECLLLLHWLLLHHGSFSESCRPLLHMYDQVIPAVRDTLKKIPELSESEELALEELCRSEGDDTDDMDTDTGS, encoded by the exons ATGAACTGCCCCCCCACCAAGCGCCTTAGAGGCCTAAACCACGAAGTAACGACTGCAGTGGCCTTTGATGACCCTTTTGGAGACGATGAAGACTTTACCCAAGATGACTTTGATGAGATCGATATCATTGCCTCACAAGCCATAACTTCCTCTGCTGGGCAAAGCAAACCTTTGAGCAGGGCCACCACaaatcagagcagagagaacGCGCTTGtgttcaacagcagcaacagaggGAATTCTGGGACACATGGCAGAGAGCCTCTCA gTAGCAGACAGCAGCCGTTTGGGTCAGACAGAGATGACTCCTATAGCCTGCTGGAGGCCCAGCATGCAGAGTTGAAGAGAAAG CTGAAGGAGGTAGAAGATGAGATTCTGTTGAAGAATGGGGAGATCCGCGTCCTGAGAGATTCTCTGAAAACCGCTCAGCAGGAGAAAGAGGctcagaaaaaaaaccaaatcatGGTAGAGactcagagacagaaagagcaaAGTGACAGGGAGAAAGAACTCAACAAAAAG GTTCAGTCTCTACAGTCTGAGCTGCAGTTTAAAGAAGCGGAAATGAATGAGATGAAAACCAAGCTGCTTAGTGCAGACAAAAATAAGACAGCCTCTCCACTCCCTCGACACAG TCCTAAAGTGAGCGCACAGTTGCATCATGGGAGTGGCAGCAGCTCCTCCTCTCCAACAGGAAATGGCTTCATCACCAAGGAGACATTTGGAGCTCAGATCCTGTCCAGAATGACACCGGTAAAGACACGAAAAAACA CAGATACAGGGACGCCGAGATCTGGTGATAGGCAAGAAGTGTCTCGCCCAGACCCCTTCTTGTCTGTCAGACCTACTCACACACACCATG GGAGTGTTCTGCTGGGGTTGTTGCTCCAGCAGCCTCTGTCTCCCAGCAGCCTCGGCCTGTCCCACCTACTGTCTATGAGTCTGACGGACTTCCACCTGACATCCAG TGGCCTGTCAGCAGGTTTTCTGCTTCATTCGGATGCTGCACCTAGTCTCAGTGGTGGTGGGGGCAAAGCAGCTCTGAGCCCTGTCCAGAGTCTGGCTGTAACAGGACTGAACCTGCTGAGTCAGAGCCgaacagcagctgcagcgaTCAACAAAAACAG TTCATGTCCCGGAgccgtcctcctcctccctctgttaGACCTTCACCTGTCTCGACTGAGTCAGGCTTTCGACTCGCTCCGCTCCACCTCTGCTGGCAGCAGGGGTTCAGGCTCTTCAACTGTCAGCTCGCTCCCAGCAGGTTGTGATGCTTCTACAGCTGGATTGAGAAGACTCGAGGAGACTGACTTGACTGGGTTCAGTGTGGAAGACACTGGTTTGGCTGCTCTGAGGCTCCTCCAGCTTCTGCTGGCCCACAGTGATGAG GTGGTGGAAGTTGTCTTGTCAGGCGAGAGTCAGAGAAGACTTTCACACAag ACTGAGTGCTCTGGCATAGGTGTTGGCTTGTGCTCCCAGAATTCCCTCCTGCAATCGGTGTTGCAGCTGTGTGAAGCAGGGCTTGGCATCAGCAGCTCACAGAGGGAGGAGATCATTCTGAACGCCTTGAAAATGCTGTGCCTTCTAATTAGGAgggcaacacaaacacacactaacag gctgcagtgtgtgttgcagatggtgtgtgtgcatttgtcagCAGACAGCAGGTTGCAGACagtttctgagtgtgtgtcaaTCCTCTCATCGATGTCTGACCACCAGACACTGACTCAGCAGCTCCGCTCTCAGCATG ACCCATGTGTTTTCCAGAAGTTGTTCAAGTTCATCAGAACCAGACCAGATAACCAGGCAACAAACACAGAATGGATTTTGCTGGACCTGCAG gtgGTTCGTTTGTTGAGCAGACAAATGACTCAGGCTGCAGAAAGCTGGACCAACAACTTGCAAAGAAGCTGTCACTGTTACAATGAG TTGGTTCAGACGGTAGTAATTGTTTTCCATCGCCAGTGGTTGGAACTCCGAGGTTCTCAGGAGCCGACAGATTCAGTAG AGCTGAACCCACCTCCGTCACAGTGCTCAGCCCCTGTGTTGCCTTGGTGGTGTGGCCCCGCCGCATCTCTGCTCAGAGAGTGTCTGCTACTGCTGCactggctgctgctgcatcaTGGCAGCTTCTCAGAGAGCTGCAGGCCACTGCTGCACATGTACGACCAGGTGATCCCTGCTGTGCGTGACACACTGAAGAAGATCCCCGAGCTGAGCGAGAGCgagg AGCTGGCGTTGGAAGAACTTTGCCGCTCAGAGGGCGATGACACTGATGACATGGACACTGATACTGGctcctga
- the trib3 gene encoding tribbles homolog 3: MSMGEVSARSQLCLKRLLDEPQDNLAKYKRARLAPPLQSTGLSPCLRPKSPTPKSSQSQSPSRVGPYFLFERREGEEIYRAVHAHTEQQYTCQVLPLRGYLERLAVYDRIGHHDNICGLQDVVIGQESVYVFLPGHHGDMHAYVRSRKRLGEEEASHLFAQMLNAVEHCHRHGVVLRDLKLRRFVFTDRYRTRLALLGLDDCVLLHGNHHDDSLTDRHGCPAYVGPELLTNGNRSYSGRAADIWSLGVSLYTMLIGRYPFQDTQPTALFTKIRRGTFSLPDWLSAQAKCLIGCMLRKTPAERLEASELLMHPWLTNPCLPHPNMNKMHQSSHVTSQNKDEDADQVVPTWTEKH, encoded by the exons ATGAGCATGGGAGAAGTTAGCGCCAGGTCTCAACTATGTCTGAAGAGGCTGTTGGACGAACCTCAGGACAATTTAGCAAAATATAAACGAGCCCGCCTGGCCCCACCCCTTCAATCGACTGGCCTGTCACCATGCCTCAGGCCCAAAAGCCCCACCCCCAAGTCCAGCCAGAGCCAATCACCATCCAGAGTGGGACCATATTTCCTGTTTGAACGCCGCGAAGGAGAGGAGATCTATAGGgctgtgcatgcacacacagagcagcagtaCACCTGCCAG GTGCTCCCTCTGCGAGGTTACCTGGAGCGGCTGGCTGTCTACGACCGGATCGGTCATCATGACAACATCTGTGGCCTGCAGGATGTTGTGATTGGCCAGGAAAGCGTGTATGTCTTCCTGCCTGGTCACCACGGCGATATGCACGCATATGTGCGCAGCAGGAAGCGTCTGGGTGAGGAGGAGGCGAGTCATCTGTTCGCTCAGATGCTGAATGCTGTGGAGCACTGCCATCGCCACGGAGTCGTCCTGAGAGACCTGAAGCTCCGCAGGTTCGTCTTCACCGACAGATACAG GACTCGTCTTGCTCTGCTGGGCCTTGACGACTGCGTCCTCCTGCACGGTAACCACCACGATGACTCTCTAACAGACAGACACGGCTGTCCAGCCTACGTTGGCCCTGAGCTATTGACCAATGGGAACAGGTCTTACTCGGGCCGTGCTGCAGACATCTGGAGCCTGGGCGTGTCTTTGTACACCATGTTGATTGGACGATACCCATTCCAGGATACGCAGCCCACCGCGCTGTTCACCAAGATCCGCCGTGGGACCTTCAGCCTGCCAGATTGGCTGTCAGCGCAGGCGAAGTGTCTGATTGGTTGCATGTTGAGGAAAACACCTGCGGAGAGACTAGAGGCATCTGAGCTGCTGATGCACCCGTGGCTGACGAATCCCTGCCTGCCACATCCCAACATGAACAAGATGCATCAGAGCTCACATGTGACATCACAGAATAAAGACGAGGATGCTGACCAAGTGGTCCCAACGTGGACAGaaaaacactaa
- the atrip gene encoding ATR-interacting protein isoform X2, which yields MNCPPTKRLRGLNHEVTTAVAFDDPFGDDEDFTQDDFDEIDIIASQAITSSAGQSKPLSRATTNQSRENALVFNSSNRGNSGTHGREPLSSRQQPFGSDRDDSYSLLEAQHAELKRKLKEVEDEILLKNGEIRVLRDSLKTAQQEKEAQKKNQIMVETQRQKEQSDREKELNKKVQSLQSELQFKEAEMNEMKTKLLSADKNKTASPLPRHSPKVSAQLHHGSGSSSSSPTGNGFITKETFGAQILSRMTPVKTRKNNTGTPRSGDRQEVSRPDPFLSVRPTHTHHGSVLLGLLLQQPLSPSSLGLSHLLSMSLTDFHLTSSGLSAGFLLHSDAAPSLSGGGGKAALSPVQSLAVTGLNLLSQSRTAAAAINKNSSCPGAVLLLPLLDLHLSRLSQAFDSLRSTSAGSRGSGSSTVSSLPAGCDASTAGLRRLEETDLTGFSVEDTGLAALRLLQLLLAHSDEVVEVVLSGESQRRLSHKTECSGIGVGLCSQNSLLQSVLQLCEAGLGISSSQREEIILNALKMLCLLIRRATQTHTNRLQCVLQMVCVHLSADSRLQTVSECVSILSSMSDHQTLTQQLRSQHDPCVFQKLFKFIRTRPDNQATNTEWILLDLQVVRLLSRQMTQAAESWTNNLQRSCHCYNELVQTVVIVFHRQWLELRGSQEPTDSVELNPPPSQCSAPVLPWWCGPAASLLRECLLLLHWLLLHHGSFSESCRPLLHMYDQVIPAVRDTLKKIPELSESEELALEELCRSEGDDTDDMDTDTGS from the exons ATGAACTGCCCCCCCACCAAGCGCCTTAGAGGCCTAAACCACGAAGTAACGACTGCAGTGGCCTTTGATGACCCTTTTGGAGACGATGAAGACTTTACCCAAGATGACTTTGATGAGATCGATATCATTGCCTCACAAGCCATAACTTCCTCTGCTGGGCAAAGCAAACCTTTGAGCAGGGCCACCACaaatcagagcagagagaacGCGCTTGtgttcaacagcagcaacagaggGAATTCTGGGACACATGGCAGAGAGCCTCTCA gTAGCAGACAGCAGCCGTTTGGGTCAGACAGAGATGACTCCTATAGCCTGCTGGAGGCCCAGCATGCAGAGTTGAAGAGAAAG CTGAAGGAGGTAGAAGATGAGATTCTGTTGAAGAATGGGGAGATCCGCGTCCTGAGAGATTCTCTGAAAACCGCTCAGCAGGAGAAAGAGGctcagaaaaaaaaccaaatcatGGTAGAGactcagagacagaaagagcaaAGTGACAGGGAGAAAGAACTCAACAAAAAG GTTCAGTCTCTACAGTCTGAGCTGCAGTTTAAAGAAGCGGAAATGAATGAGATGAAAACCAAGCTGCTTAGTGCAGACAAAAATAAGACAGCCTCTCCACTCCCTCGACACAG TCCTAAAGTGAGCGCACAGTTGCATCATGGGAGTGGCAGCAGCTCCTCCTCTCCAACAGGAAATGGCTTCATCACCAAGGAGACATTTGGAGCTCAGATCCTGTCCAGAATGACACCGGTAAAGACACGAAAAAACA ATACAGGGACGCCGAGATCTGGTGATAGGCAAGAAGTGTCTCGCCCAGACCCCTTCTTGTCTGTCAGACCTACTCACACACACCATG GGAGTGTTCTGCTGGGGTTGTTGCTCCAGCAGCCTCTGTCTCCCAGCAGCCTCGGCCTGTCCCACCTACTGTCTATGAGTCTGACGGACTTCCACCTGACATCCAG TGGCCTGTCAGCAGGTTTTCTGCTTCATTCGGATGCTGCACCTAGTCTCAGTGGTGGTGGGGGCAAAGCAGCTCTGAGCCCTGTCCAGAGTCTGGCTGTAACAGGACTGAACCTGCTGAGTCAGAGCCgaacagcagctgcagcgaTCAACAAAAACAG TTCATGTCCCGGAgccgtcctcctcctccctctgttaGACCTTCACCTGTCTCGACTGAGTCAGGCTTTCGACTCGCTCCGCTCCACCTCTGCTGGCAGCAGGGGTTCAGGCTCTTCAACTGTCAGCTCGCTCCCAGCAGGTTGTGATGCTTCTACAGCTGGATTGAGAAGACTCGAGGAGACTGACTTGACTGGGTTCAGTGTGGAAGACACTGGTTTGGCTGCTCTGAGGCTCCTCCAGCTTCTGCTGGCCCACAGTGATGAG GTGGTGGAAGTTGTCTTGTCAGGCGAGAGTCAGAGAAGACTTTCACACAag ACTGAGTGCTCTGGCATAGGTGTTGGCTTGTGCTCCCAGAATTCCCTCCTGCAATCGGTGTTGCAGCTGTGTGAAGCAGGGCTTGGCATCAGCAGCTCACAGAGGGAGGAGATCATTCTGAACGCCTTGAAAATGCTGTGCCTTCTAATTAGGAgggcaacacaaacacacactaacag gctgcagtgtgtgttgcagatggtgtgtgtgcatttgtcagCAGACAGCAGGTTGCAGACagtttctgagtgtgtgtcaaTCCTCTCATCGATGTCTGACCACCAGACACTGACTCAGCAGCTCCGCTCTCAGCATG ACCCATGTGTTTTCCAGAAGTTGTTCAAGTTCATCAGAACCAGACCAGATAACCAGGCAACAAACACAGAATGGATTTTGCTGGACCTGCAG gtgGTTCGTTTGTTGAGCAGACAAATGACTCAGGCTGCAGAAAGCTGGACCAACAACTTGCAAAGAAGCTGTCACTGTTACAATGAG TTGGTTCAGACGGTAGTAATTGTTTTCCATCGCCAGTGGTTGGAACTCCGAGGTTCTCAGGAGCCGACAGATTCAGTAG AGCTGAACCCACCTCCGTCACAGTGCTCAGCCCCTGTGTTGCCTTGGTGGTGTGGCCCCGCCGCATCTCTGCTCAGAGAGTGTCTGCTACTGCTGCactggctgctgctgcatcaTGGCAGCTTCTCAGAGAGCTGCAGGCCACTGCTGCACATGTACGACCAGGTGATCCCTGCTGTGCGTGACACACTGAAGAAGATCCCCGAGCTGAGCGAGAGCgagg AGCTGGCGTTGGAAGAACTTTGCCGCTCAGAGGGCGATGACACTGATGACATGGACACTGATACTGGctcctga
- the pnp4a gene encoding purine nucleoside phosphorylase 4a — protein MHSKEQISHDEYQKTADWLMSRTQHRPQVAIICGSGLGMLADTLKCQDSFTYSDVPGFPQSTVQGHAGRLVFGELKGKTCVCMQGRFHMYEGHSLCKTTFPIRVFKLLGVESLIVTNAAGSLADGLQPGDIMIIKDHVNFPGLGGLNPLSGPNEDKFGSRFPAMSGCYDKGLRCLAMEIAKQQGVAGLIQEGVYAMVGGPNFETVAEARLLHRLGVDAVGMSTAPEVVVATHCGLRVFGLSLITNKVVKSYEDSDSVNHEGVLEVGRLRSHTVQQLVTELIERMEINNNNNTTNTV, from the exons ATGCACAGCAAAGAGCAGATCAg TCATGACGAATACCAGAAAACAGCTGATTGGTTGATGTCTCGCACACAGCACCGTCCTCAGGTGGCCATCATCTGTGGGTCCGGACTGGGCATGCTCGCCGACACCCTCAAGTGTCAGGACTCGTTCACTTACTCTGACGTGCCGGGCTTCCCTCAGAGCACAG TGCAGGGTCATGCAGGTCGACTGGTTTTTGGGGAGCTGAAGGGAAAAACATGCGTGTGCATGCAGGGACGTTTCCACATGTATGAAGGGCACTCGCTCTGCAAG acAACATTTCCAATTCGCGTCTTCAAGCTGTTGGGGGTGGAGTCTCTGATTGTGACAAATGCTGCCGGCTCGCTGGCTGACGGCCTCCAGCCTGGTGACATCATGATCATCAAAGACCATGTCAACTTCCCCGGACTGGGTGGACTGAATCCCCTGAGTGGACCCAACGAAGACAA ATTCGGGTCTCGTTTCCCAGCCATGTCAGGTTGCTATGACAAAGGCCTGCGTTGCCTAGCGATGGAGATTGCCAAGCAGCAGGGCGTGGCTGGCCTCATCCAAGAGGGCGTGTACGCCATGGTGGGGGGGCCAAACTTTGAGACCGTTGCTGAGGCCAGACTGTTGCATCGTCTTGGTGTGGATGCTGTCG GAATGAGCACAGCTCCTGAGGTGGTTGTGGCGACTCACTGTGGTCTGAGAGTTTTTGGTCTTTCTCTGATCACCAACAAG GTCGTGAAGAGTTACGAGGATTCAGACAGCGTGAATCATGAGGGCGTCCTGGAGGTCGGTCGGCTTCGTTCTCACACTGTCCAGCAGCTGGTGACTGAACTGATCGAGAGGATGGAgattaataacaacaataacacaaCCAATACTGTCTGA